The Tamandua tetradactyla isolate mTamTet1 chromosome 8, mTamTet1.pri, whole genome shotgun sequence genome includes a window with the following:
- the BKGD gene encoding ester hydrolase C11orf54 homolog isoform X4, with protein MPVIQTESEHKPPVNGSYIAHINPVDGGCLLEKYSEKYHDFGCALLANLFASDGQPGKVIEVKAKRRTGKLNFVTCMRKTLEKHYGDKPVGMGGTFVIQKGKVRTHIMPPEFSSCPLNTDEEVNKWLHFYEMNAPLVCLPVFVSRDPGFDLRLEHTHCFSHHGEGGHYHYDTTPDAVQYAGYFLPAELLYRIDQPKETHSTGRD; from the exons atgcCAGTTATTCAAACAGAAAGTGAACACAAACCTCCTGTGAATGGAAGTTACATTGCCCATATTAACCCTGTAGATGGAGGGTGCCTGCTAGAGAAATACAGTGAGAAATACCATGACTTTGGGTGTGCATTACTGGCTAATCTTTTTGCCAGTGACGGTCAACCTGGCAAG gTCATTGAGGTGAAGGCCAAAAGAAGAACTGGAAAACTTAACTTTGTGACTTGTATGAGAAAGACTCTTGAAAAACATTATGGAGATAAACCTGTAGGAATGGGAGGTACTTTCGTAATTCAGAAGGGAAAAGTGAGGACTCACATTATG CCCCCAGAATTTTCTTCCTGCCCATTGAACACTGATGAAGAGGTCAATAAATGGTTGCATTTTTATGAGATGAATGCTCCTTTGGTTtgtctgccagtctttgtctccAGAGACCCA GGGTTTGATTTGCGACTGGAGCACACTCACTGTTTCAGTCATCATGGAGAAGGTGGACACTACCATTATGACACTACTCCAGATGCAGTGCAATATGCTGGATACTTCTTACCGGCAGAGCTTCTCTATCGTATTGACCAACCAAAAGAGACCCATTCAACTGGGCGAGATTAA
- the BKGD gene encoding ester hydrolase C11orf54 homolog isoform X1 yields the protein MACVEFSFHVPDLEELAGVLQKGLKDNFADVQVSVVDCPDLTKEPFAFPAKGICGRTRIAEVGGVPYLLPLVKQEKVYDLNKIAKEIKLPGAFILGAGAGPFQTVGFNTEFMPVIQTESEHKPPVNGSYIAHINPVDGGCLLEKYSEKYHDFGCALLANLFASDGQPGKVIEVKAKRRTGKLNFVTCMRKTLEKHYGDKPVGMGGTFVIQKGKVRTHIMPPEFSSCPLNTDEEVNKWLHFYEMNAPLVCLPVFVSRDPGFDLRLEHTHCFSHHGEGGHYHYDTTPDAVQYAGYFLPAELLYRIDQPKETHSTGRD from the exons atggcttgtgttgagttttcttttcatgtgccagATCTAGAAGAACTTGCTGGAG ttcTACAGAAGGGACTAAAAGATAACTTTGCTGATGTCCAGGTCTCTGTAGTTGACTGCCCTGATCTGACTAAGGAACCATTTGCCTTTCCTGCAAAAG GCATCTGTGGGAGAACTAGAATTGCAGAAGTAGGAGGTGTGCCTTACTTACTGCCTCttgtaaaacaagaaaaa gtTTATGATCTGAATAagattgcaaaagaaatcaagcTTCCTGGAGCTTTTATTCTTGGAGCAGGGGCAGGCCCATTTCAGACTGTTGGGTTCAATACTGAG tttatgcCAGTTATTCAAACAGAAAGTGAACACAAACCTCCTGTGAATGGAAGTTACATTGCCCATATTAACCCTGTAGATGGAGGGTGCCTGCTAGAGAAATACAGTGAGAAATACCATGACTTTGGGTGTGCATTACTGGCTAATCTTTTTGCCAGTGACGGTCAACCTGGCAAG gTCATTGAGGTGAAGGCCAAAAGAAGAACTGGAAAACTTAACTTTGTGACTTGTATGAGAAAGACTCTTGAAAAACATTATGGAGATAAACCTGTAGGAATGGGAGGTACTTTCGTAATTCAGAAGGGAAAAGTGAGGACTCACATTATG CCCCCAGAATTTTCTTCCTGCCCATTGAACACTGATGAAGAGGTCAATAAATGGTTGCATTTTTATGAGATGAATGCTCCTTTGGTTtgtctgccagtctttgtctccAGAGACCCA GGGTTTGATTTGCGACTGGAGCACACTCACTGTTTCAGTCATCATGGAGAAGGTGGACACTACCATTATGACACTACTCCAGATGCAGTGCAATATGCTGGATACTTCTTACCGGCAGAGCTTCTCTATCGTATTGACCAACCAAAAGAGACCCATTCAACTGGGCGAGATTAA
- the BKGD gene encoding ester hydrolase C11orf54 homolog isoform X2 yields the protein MACVEFSFHVPDLEELAGVLQKGLKDNFADVQVSVVDCPDLTKEPFAFPAKGICGRTRIAEVGGVPYLLPLVKQEKVYDLNKIAKEIKLPGAFILGAGAGPFQTVGFNTEFMPVIQTESEHKPPVNGSYIAHINPVDGGCLLEKYSEKYHDFGCALLANLFASDGQPGKVIEVKAKRRTGKLNFVTCMRKTLEKHYGDKPVGMGGTFVIQKGKPPEFSSCPLNTDEEVNKWLHFYEMNAPLVCLPVFVSRDPGFDLRLEHTHCFSHHGEGGHYHYDTTPDAVQYAGYFLPAELLYRIDQPKETHSTGRD from the exons atggcttgtgttgagttttcttttcatgtgccagATCTAGAAGAACTTGCTGGAG ttcTACAGAAGGGACTAAAAGATAACTTTGCTGATGTCCAGGTCTCTGTAGTTGACTGCCCTGATCTGACTAAGGAACCATTTGCCTTTCCTGCAAAAG GCATCTGTGGGAGAACTAGAATTGCAGAAGTAGGAGGTGTGCCTTACTTACTGCCTCttgtaaaacaagaaaaa gtTTATGATCTGAATAagattgcaaaagaaatcaagcTTCCTGGAGCTTTTATTCTTGGAGCAGGGGCAGGCCCATTTCAGACTGTTGGGTTCAATACTGAG tttatgcCAGTTATTCAAACAGAAAGTGAACACAAACCTCCTGTGAATGGAAGTTACATTGCCCATATTAACCCTGTAGATGGAGGGTGCCTGCTAGAGAAATACAGTGAGAAATACCATGACTTTGGGTGTGCATTACTGGCTAATCTTTTTGCCAGTGACGGTCAACCTGGCAAG gTCATTGAGGTGAAGGCCAAAAGAAGAACTGGAAAACTTAACTTTGTGACTTGTATGAGAAAGACTCTTGAAAAACATTATGGAGATAAACCTGTAGGAATGGGAGGTACTTTCGTAATTCAGAAGGGAAAA CCCCCAGAATTTTCTTCCTGCCCATTGAACACTGATGAAGAGGTCAATAAATGGTTGCATTTTTATGAGATGAATGCTCCTTTGGTTtgtctgccagtctttgtctccAGAGACCCA GGGTTTGATTTGCGACTGGAGCACACTCACTGTTTCAGTCATCATGGAGAAGGTGGACACTACCATTATGACACTACTCCAGATGCAGTGCAATATGCTGGATACTTCTTACCGGCAGAGCTTCTCTATCGTATTGACCAACCAAAAGAGACCCATTCAACTGGGCGAGATTAA
- the BKGD gene encoding ester hydrolase C11orf54 homolog isoform X3, which produces MACVEFSFHVPDLEELAGVLQKGLKDNFADVQVSVVDCPDLTKEPFAFPAKGICGRTRIAEVGGVPYLLPLVKQEKVYDLNKIAKEIKLPGAFILGAGAGPFQTVGFNTEFMPVIQTESEHKPPVNGSYIAHINPVDGGCLLEKYSEKYHDFGCALLANLFASDGQPGKPPEFSSCPLNTDEEVNKWLHFYEMNAPLVCLPVFVSRDPGFDLRLEHTHCFSHHGEGGHYHYDTTPDAVQYAGYFLPAELLYRIDQPKETHSTGRD; this is translated from the exons atggcttgtgttgagttttcttttcatgtgccagATCTAGAAGAACTTGCTGGAG ttcTACAGAAGGGACTAAAAGATAACTTTGCTGATGTCCAGGTCTCTGTAGTTGACTGCCCTGATCTGACTAAGGAACCATTTGCCTTTCCTGCAAAAG GCATCTGTGGGAGAACTAGAATTGCAGAAGTAGGAGGTGTGCCTTACTTACTGCCTCttgtaaaacaagaaaaa gtTTATGATCTGAATAagattgcaaaagaaatcaagcTTCCTGGAGCTTTTATTCTTGGAGCAGGGGCAGGCCCATTTCAGACTGTTGGGTTCAATACTGAG tttatgcCAGTTATTCAAACAGAAAGTGAACACAAACCTCCTGTGAATGGAAGTTACATTGCCCATATTAACCCTGTAGATGGAGGGTGCCTGCTAGAGAAATACAGTGAGAAATACCATGACTTTGGGTGTGCATTACTGGCTAATCTTTTTGCCAGTGACGGTCAACCTGGCAAG CCCCCAGAATTTTCTTCCTGCCCATTGAACACTGATGAAGAGGTCAATAAATGGTTGCATTTTTATGAGATGAATGCTCCTTTGGTTtgtctgccagtctttgtctccAGAGACCCA GGGTTTGATTTGCGACTGGAGCACACTCACTGTTTCAGTCATCATGGAGAAGGTGGACACTACCATTATGACACTACTCCAGATGCAGTGCAATATGCTGGATACTTCTTACCGGCAGAGCTTCTCTATCGTATTGACCAACCAAAAGAGACCCATTCAACTGGGCGAGATTAA